From the Lolium rigidum isolate FL_2022 chromosome 2, APGP_CSIRO_Lrig_0.1, whole genome shotgun sequence genome, one window contains:
- the LOC124693563 gene encoding probable aldo-keto reductase 2 isoform X1: MASAVPVVVPRMKLGSQGLEVSAQGLGCMGMSCAYGERRPEPEMIALLHHAVAAGVTFLDTSDVYGPHTNEILVGKGLQGGVREKVELATKFGSALTDGQWEVRGDPPFVRAACEGSLARLGIDCIDLYYQHRIDNNVPVEITMGELKKLVEEGKVKYVGLSEASASTIRRAHAVHPITAIQLEWSLWSRDVEEDIIPTCRELGIGIVAYSPLGRGFLSSGSKLVDTLREDDFRKILPRFQPENMVKNAAIFEHVSEMAARKGCTPSQLALSWVHHQGNDVCPIPGTTKIENFNDNVRALSLRITPEEMAELESYAAMESIHGDRYASSIYTWKDSETPPLSSWKATT; encoded by the exons GTCGCAGGGGCTGGAGGTCTCGGCGCAGGGCCTTGGCTGCATGGGCATGTCTTGCGCCTACGGCGAGCGCAGGCCCGAGCCGGAAATGATCGCGCTCCTTCACCACGCGGTCGCCGCCGGCGTCACCTTCCTCGACACGTCCGACGTCTACGGGCCTCACACCAACGAGATCCTCGTCGGCAAG GGGCTGCAAGGCGGcgtgagggagaaggtggagcTGGCCACCAAGTTCGGCAGCGCGTTAACCGACGGCCAGTGGGAGGTCCGCGGGGACCCGCCGTTCGTGCGAGCGGCATGTGAGGGTAGCCTCGCCCGGCTGGGCATCGACTGCATCGACCTCTACTACCAGCACCGCATTGACAATAATGTCCCCGTCGAGATCACG ATGGGCGAACTCAAGAAACTAGTGGAAGAAGGAAAGGTGAAATATGTTGGGTTATCTGAAGCCTCGGCGTCCACAATCAGAAGGGCACATGCTGTTCATCCTATTACTGCCATCCAGCTGGAGTGGTCGCTGTGGTCAAGAGACGTCGAAGAAGATATAATCCCCACTTGCAG AGAACTTGGCATTGGAATTGTGGCATACAGTCCGCTAGGCAGAGGGTTCTTATCCAGTGGATCTAAACTGGTGGACACATTACGTGAGGACGATTTTCGCAAG ATTCTCCCAAGATTTCAACCCGAGAACATGGTGAAGAACGCTGCCATATTCGAGCATGTAAGTGAGATGGCTGCCAGGAAAGGATGCACGCCGTCCCAGCTCGCGCTGTCCTGGGTTCACCACCAGGGAAATGATGTGTGCCCAATACCTGGGACGACAAAAATTGAGAATTTCAACGACAACGTGAGAGCTTTGTCTCTCAGGATCACGCCCGAGGAGATGGCTGAGCTAGAGTCCTATGCCGCCATGGAGTCTATTCATGGTGATCGGTATGCCAGTTCCATCTACACCTGGAAGGACTCTGAGACCCCTCCCTTGTCATCATGGAAAGCTACTACTTAG
- the LOC124693563 gene encoding probable aldo-keto reductase 2 isoform X2: MASAVPVVVPRMKLGSQGLEVSAQGLGCMGMSCAYGERRPEPEMIALLHHAVAAGVTFLDTSDVYGPHTNEILVGKGLQGGVREKVELATKFGSALTDGQWEVRGDPPFVRAACEGSLARLGIDCIDLYYQHRIDNNVPVEITKLVEEGKVKYVGLSEASASTIRRAHAVHPITAIQLEWSLWSRDVEEDIIPTCRELGIGIVAYSPLGRGFLSSGSKLVDTLREDDFRKILPRFQPENMVKNAAIFEHVSEMAARKGCTPSQLALSWVHHQGNDVCPIPGTTKIENFNDNVRALSLRITPEEMAELESYAAMESIHGDRYASSIYTWKDSETPPLSSWKATT, encoded by the exons GTCGCAGGGGCTGGAGGTCTCGGCGCAGGGCCTTGGCTGCATGGGCATGTCTTGCGCCTACGGCGAGCGCAGGCCCGAGCCGGAAATGATCGCGCTCCTTCACCACGCGGTCGCCGCCGGCGTCACCTTCCTCGACACGTCCGACGTCTACGGGCCTCACACCAACGAGATCCTCGTCGGCAAG GGGCTGCAAGGCGGcgtgagggagaaggtggagcTGGCCACCAAGTTCGGCAGCGCGTTAACCGACGGCCAGTGGGAGGTCCGCGGGGACCCGCCGTTCGTGCGAGCGGCATGTGAGGGTAGCCTCGCCCGGCTGGGCATCGACTGCATCGACCTCTACTACCAGCACCGCATTGACAATAATGTCCCCGTCGAGATCACG AAACTAGTGGAAGAAGGAAAGGTGAAATATGTTGGGTTATCTGAAGCCTCGGCGTCCACAATCAGAAGGGCACATGCTGTTCATCCTATTACTGCCATCCAGCTGGAGTGGTCGCTGTGGTCAAGAGACGTCGAAGAAGATATAATCCCCACTTGCAG AGAACTTGGCATTGGAATTGTGGCATACAGTCCGCTAGGCAGAGGGTTCTTATCCAGTGGATCTAAACTGGTGGACACATTACGTGAGGACGATTTTCGCAAG ATTCTCCCAAGATTTCAACCCGAGAACATGGTGAAGAACGCTGCCATATTCGAGCATGTAAGTGAGATGGCTGCCAGGAAAGGATGCACGCCGTCCCAGCTCGCGCTGTCCTGGGTTCACCACCAGGGAAATGATGTGTGCCCAATACCTGGGACGACAAAAATTGAGAATTTCAACGACAACGTGAGAGCTTTGTCTCTCAGGATCACGCCCGAGGAGATGGCTGAGCTAGAGTCCTATGCCGCCATGGAGTCTATTCATGGTGATCGGTATGCCAGTTCCATCTACACCTGGAAGGACTCTGAGACCCCTCCCTTGTCATCATGGAAAGCTACTACTTAG